A window of Devosia chinhatensis genomic DNA:
CAACCGCATGGCCAAAATCAGGGTATTCGATCCGGCCTGCGGTTCGGGAAATTTCCTTGTCATCGCTTACAAGGAAATGCGCGCTATCGAAGCAAAGCTAAATGAGCGTCGCGGCGAACCTGACCGGCGCAGCGAAATCCCACTGACCAATTTCCGAGGCATCGAACTGAGAAGTTTCCCAGCCGAGATTGCTCGGCTGGCGCTCATCATTGCCGAGTTTCAGTGTGACGTGCTCTATCGTGGGCAGAAGGAAGCCCTTGCGGAGTTCCTGCCGCTCGACGCTCAGAACTGGATCACCTGTGGCAATGCTCTAAGGCTCGATTGGCTGAGCATCTGCCCACCGACCGGCACCGGTGTAAAGTTCCAGGCAGATGATCTTTTTCACACTCCTATCAACCAGGCACAGATCGACTTCGACAACGAAGGTGGCGAAACGTATATTTGTGGAAACCCCCCATATCTCGGAAACAAGCTTCAGTCTGATGAGCAAAAGTCTGATCTGGGCAATGTCTTTGAAGGCCGGATAGAAGGGTGGAAGTCCCTCGACTACGTAGCTGCATGGTTTATGAGGGCGGCAGATTACGGCACGAAGACCAGCGCCGCATCCGCTTTTGTTACTACCAACTCTCTGTGCCAAGGACAGCAAGTTCCGCTCCTGTGGCCTGCAATATTTGCAAAACATCACGAGATCATATTTGCTCACACGTCTTTCAAATGGGCAAATCTCGCAAGTTATAATGCCGGTGTAACGGTAATTATAGTGGGAATTTCGAATTCTGACAGAAAAAGGCGGAAGCTTTATTCAATCGATCAGGATGGATTAACCCAAGAGAAAATTTGTAACAACATTAATCCTTATCTCGTAGATGGGCCGAACCTCGTTATTGAGAGCAAGCGCGACGCAGGACGAGGCCGTGCGCCAATGCTGTTCGGAAATATGCCGCGTGACGGTGGTAATTTAATTGTGACACAGGAGGAATTTGCTGCAACAAAAACCCAGCGCGATGATGTATTTGCAAAGTACCTAAGGCGCTTTGTAGGTTCGGAGGACTTCATCCAGGGAAAATCACGATATTGTCTTTGGATCGAGAAATCCCAGCACCAAGACGCTTTGCGATCTGCGCAAATTGCAAAAAGGTTGGATGCGGTAAAGGAGGTGCGTCTTGCGAGCAAAGCCGGATCAACCCGTGACTATGCAAGGGCTCCTTACCGATTCGTGCAAATACAAGGCACAGCCAAAGTCAGCACAATTATAGTGCCTCGCCACAGTTCGGAGCGCCGATCATATCTTCCAGTTGGCTTGCTGGACGCATCCGCGATCATCGCGGACAGCGCATTCGCAATTTACGACGCGCCATTGTGGACGCTCTCGCTAATCGCCTCTCGCCTCCACCTTGTCTGGATCGCAGCAGTCTGCGGAAAGCTCAAGACCGACTATCGTTACTCGAACACTTTGGGTTGGAACACATTCCCCCTGCCTCGCCTTACCGCGAAGAATGAGGCGGATTTGAACGAGTCCGCTACCAGCATCCTGTTGGCGCGAGAAAGCT
This region includes:
- a CDS encoding class I SAM-dependent DNA methyltransferase, whose translation is MNAVEIEEAISALAEQPFDASEFPFAFLTAFGNKETTIKRLRKGESNKSDLGGVLQTSNIHIAVSAPGEVGNTLAALRASPATARAKARFILATDGDTLEAEDLTTDDPPVACRYAEFPDHFGFFLPLAGITTVKQIRESSFDIRATGRLNRLYVELLKDNPEWGTSERRADMNHFMARLIFCFFAEDTDIFGGNRRFTTTIEQMSSRDSANTHEVIETLFGTMSMTNAQRELAKVPRWADMFPYVNGGLFSGSTEVPRFSRIARSYLLNIGALDWTQINPDIFGSMIQAVADEDERGALGMHYTSVPNILKVLNPLFLDDLREQLQEAGDNSRKLLNLRNRMAKIRVFDPACGSGNFLVIAYKEMRAIEAKLNERRGEPDRRSEIPLTNFRGIELRSFPAEIARLALIIAEFQCDVLYRGQKEALAEFLPLDAQNWITCGNALRLDWLSICPPTGTGVKFQADDLFHTPINQAQIDFDNEGGETYICGNPPYLGNKLQSDEQKSDLGNVFEGRIEGWKSLDYVAAWFMRAADYGTKTSAASAFVTTNSLCQGQQVPLLWPAIFAKHHEIIFAHTSFKWANLASYNAGVTVIIVGISNSDRKRRKLYSIDQDGLTQEKICNNINPYLVDGPNLVIESKRDAGRGRAPMLFGNMPRDGGNLIVTQEEFAATKTQRDDVFAKYLRRFVGSEDFIQGKSRYCLWIEKSQHQDALRSAQIAKRLDAVKEVRLASKAGSTRDYARAPYRFVQIQGTAKVSTIIVPRHSSERRSYLPVGLLDASAIIADSAFAIYDAPLWTLSLIASRLHLVWIAAVCGKLKTDYRYSNTLGWNTFPLPRLTAKNEADLNESATSILLARESYYPASISEMYDPDEMSRAFPSLQQAHDRNDEIIERIYIGRKFKNDTERLEKLFAMYADDQKGGQRREAMVTEGGRI